A window from Acidimicrobiales bacterium encodes these proteins:
- a CDS encoding OB-fold domain-containing protein has translation MTDLPFRALPVLDETTEFFWTSGADGRLRFLRCASCGYFLHPPGPRCPECGGSELAPQAVSGRARVLTYTVNHQPWVGPADPYVIAIVGLAEQDDLRLTTNIVNIDVDDVAIGMEVQVTFEHQGDVWLPLFERVEP, from the coding sequence ATGACCGACCTGCCGTTCCGCGCCCTCCCGGTGCTCGACGAGACCACTGAGTTCTTCTGGACCTCCGGCGCCGACGGCCGGTTGCGGTTCCTGCGCTGCGCGTCCTGTGGGTACTTCCTCCATCCGCCGGGCCCACGGTGTCCCGAGTGCGGGGGGAGCGAGCTGGCGCCGCAGGCGGTGAGCGGGCGAGCGAGGGTGCTCACCTACACGGTCAACCACCAGCCGTGGGTGGGACCGGCGGACCCGTACGTGATCGCCATCGTCGGTTTGGCCGAGCAGGACGACCTGCGCCTCACGACCAACATCGTCAACATCGATGTCGACGACGTCGCCATAGGGATGGAGGTGCAGGTCACCTTCGAGCACCAGGGCGACGTGTGGCTCCCGCTGTTCGAGAGGGTGGAGCCGTGA
- a CDS encoding amidohydrolase, giving the protein MQAEDLILVSVDDHVVEPPDLFEGRLSAKAAERAPYVQRLDDGRDVWMFEGNAMPNVGLNAVAGRVPEEWGLDATSFDQMRPGCYDIHERIRDMNVNGVLGSLNFPSLTGFAGQLFGTCDDKAIALELTQAYNDWHIEEWCGTYPGRMIPLTIPPLWDVDLMAAEVRRTAAKGAHAVTFSENPEKLGRPSFHNDYWDPFWQACVETSTVVCLHIGSSSSLVITASDAPIDAMITLQPMNLVQCAADLLWSPVLRKFPQLRFALSEGGIGWIPYFLERVDYTYQHHHTWTNQDFGDKLPSQVFNESIYTCFIDDAAGMEVRHHLNGDHIMWECDYPHSDSTWPNAPEMAWKYLQGLPEDEVHKITHLNAMKAYSFDPFSHIPREQATAGALRAQAADVDTELVSYGTGRFQDEGLVTTMTLVERMAAREGK; this is encoded by the coding sequence ATGCAGGCAGAAGACCTGATCCTCGTCAGCGTCGACGACCACGTCGTCGAGCCGCCGGATCTCTTCGAGGGACGGCTCTCGGCCAAGGCCGCCGAGCGGGCCCCCTACGTGCAGCGCCTCGACGACGGGCGCGACGTCTGGATGTTCGAGGGCAACGCCATGCCCAACGTCGGGCTCAACGCGGTCGCGGGGCGCGTCCCCGAGGAGTGGGGCCTCGACGCCACCTCGTTCGACCAGATGCGCCCCGGTTGCTACGACATCCACGAGCGCATCCGCGACATGAACGTCAACGGCGTGCTCGGCTCGCTCAACTTCCCGAGCCTCACCGGCTTCGCCGGGCAGCTCTTCGGCACCTGCGACGACAAGGCGATCGCCCTGGAGCTCACGCAGGCGTACAACGACTGGCACATCGAGGAGTGGTGCGGCACCTACCCGGGCCGCATGATCCCGCTGACCATCCCGCCGCTGTGGGACGTCGACCTGATGGCCGCCGAGGTCCGTCGGACCGCCGCCAAGGGCGCCCACGCCGTCACCTTCTCGGAGAACCCCGAGAAGCTCGGCCGCCCGAGCTTCCACAACGACTACTGGGACCCGTTCTGGCAGGCGTGCGTCGAGACCAGCACCGTGGTGTGCCTGCACATCGGCTCGTCGTCGTCGCTGGTGATCACCGCGTCCGATGCGCCCATCGACGCCATGATCACGCTGCAACCCATGAACCTCGTGCAGTGCGCGGCCGACCTCCTGTGGTCGCCGGTGCTGCGGAAGTTCCCCCAGCTGCGGTTCGCCCTCTCCGAGGGCGGCATCGGCTGGATCCCGTACTTCCTGGAGCGGGTCGACTACACGTACCAGCACCACCACACCTGGACCAACCAGGACTTCGGGGACAAGCTCCCGAGCCAGGTGTTCAACGAGAGCATCTACACCTGCTTCATCGACGACGCCGCCGGCATGGAAGTCCGCCACCACCTGAACGGCGACCACATCATGTGGGAGTGCGACTACCCGCACTCCGACTCGACCTGGCCGAACGCGCCCGAGATGGCCTGGAAGTACCTGCAGGGCCTCCCGGAGGACGAGGTGCACAAGATCACCCACCTCAACGCCATGAAGGCCTATTCGTTCGACCCCTTCTCCCACATCCCACGGGAGCAGGCCACGGCCGGCGCGCTGCGGGCCCAGGCGGCGGATGTCGACACAGAGCTGGTGAGCTACGGCACGGGGAGGTTCCAGGACGAGGGTCTCGTGACCACGATGACCCTGGTCGAGCGCATGGCGGCGCGCGAGGGCAAGTAA
- a CDS encoding SDR family oxidoreductase, translating into MTDVLDGKRILVVGASSGIGAAVARLAAARGAHVAVTARSEERLAGLVEAHGVRLALAGDVRDEASIASVVDAAVEGLGGLDAVVNSVGMSPLLPMVDATQADWHKVFDTNVIGAALVATAVAPHLVASGGQLVVLSSKAVRRPFPDLALYTTSKFALDGLMKCLPLEFPGLLVTRVVVGNTGDTEFASSWDPETLGAATERWLASGVLGSEGIMSPDDVAATVLHVLESPAHIDDVAVIDRPPR; encoded by the coding sequence ATGACCGACGTCCTTGACGGCAAGCGAATCCTGGTCGTGGGGGCGTCGAGCGGCATCGGCGCCGCCGTCGCCCGCCTGGCCGCCGCACGCGGGGCGCACGTCGCGGTGACCGCTCGCAGCGAGGAGCGCCTCGCCGGCCTGGTCGAGGCCCACGGCGTCCGCCTGGCCCTCGCCGGCGACGTGCGCGACGAAGCGTCGATCGCCTCGGTGGTCGACGCCGCCGTGGAGGGCCTCGGTGGGCTCGACGCCGTCGTCAACTCCGTCGGCATGTCGCCGCTGCTCCCGATGGTCGACGCCACCCAGGCCGACTGGCACAAGGTGTTCGACACGAACGTGATCGGGGCCGCCCTCGTGGCGACCGCCGTCGCTCCGCACCTCGTGGCCAGCGGAGGCCAGCTGGTGGTCCTCTCGTCGAAGGCCGTCCGCCGGCCGTTCCCCGACCTCGCCCTCTACACCACCTCGAAGTTCGCGCTCGACGGGCTCATGAAGTGCCTCCCGCTCGAGTTCCCCGGGCTGCTCGTCACCCGGGTGGTGGTCGGCAACACCGGCGACACCGAGTTCGCCTCGTCGTGGGACCCCGAGACGCTGGGCGCGGCCACCGAGCGCTGGTTGGCCTCCGGCGTGCTGGGGTCCGAGGGCATCATGAGCCCCGACGACGTGGCCGCCACCGTGCTGCACGTCCTCGAGTCCCCGGCCCACATCGACGACGTGGCCGTCATCGACCGGCCGCCCCGGTGA
- a CDS encoding TetR/AcrR family transcriptional regulator: protein MDGTDVVRRPPFGDNPLVGERGATTQRRILDATLEMFEQHGYHDTRVELITEAAGCSRPAFYQYFSGKDDVFWRLAAHMAKAMDALAAELPAIPADADGVEALERWLGELAELCTTYFPMLTSFQAASRTRARTARGSQAVGQRLGKVILTSFDAGTGGPLPPASDTVAVSVALRSIHYWRVGLGQLDRDRFLTGLARSLHRLLHGPLPGVNVEPARTEPAATPPKWPTSPSPDGGARPLRPRGQQTRQRLLDAASAILPICGYHDTRVDDIVEEAKVSHGSFYRYFASKDALFQVLAADAATQMVELLGAFPAGAGAGLTEWLERWFATYRDNGGIISAWQEIGQADPALAEFSLGFAAVSLDRLVRIVHQRGFGDAEVDALVLLAAIERVPYNVLVLGHLAEDQAVTASAFVIRRSLFVGAPA, encoded by the coding sequence ATGGACGGCACGGATGTCGTACGACGTCCACCGTTCGGGGACAACCCCCTCGTGGGCGAGCGCGGCGCGACCACCCAGCGAAGGATCCTCGACGCCACGCTCGAGATGTTCGAGCAGCACGGCTACCACGACACGAGGGTCGAGCTGATCACCGAGGCCGCCGGCTGCTCGCGCCCGGCCTTCTACCAGTACTTCTCGGGAAAGGACGACGTCTTCTGGCGCCTCGCCGCCCACATGGCCAAGGCCATGGACGCCCTGGCCGCCGAGCTCCCGGCGATCCCCGCCGACGCCGACGGCGTCGAGGCGCTGGAGCGCTGGCTCGGCGAGCTGGCCGAGCTGTGCACCACGTACTTCCCGATGCTCACCTCCTTCCAGGCCGCCAGCCGCACCCGGGCCCGCACCGCCCGGGGCTCCCAGGCCGTCGGCCAACGCCTCGGCAAGGTCATCCTGACCAGCTTCGACGCCGGCACCGGCGGTCCGCTCCCGCCGGCGTCGGACACCGTCGCCGTCTCGGTGGCCCTGCGCTCGATCCACTACTGGCGGGTGGGCCTGGGCCAACTCGACCGGGACCGGTTCCTGACGGGCCTGGCCCGCAGCCTCCACCGTCTCCTCCACGGCCCCCTCCCGGGCGTGAACGTCGAGCCGGCCCGCACCGAGCCGGCGGCCACCCCGCCCAAGTGGCCCACCTCCCCGAGCCCCGACGGGGGCGCGCGACCGCTGCGCCCCCGCGGCCAGCAGACCCGCCAGCGGCTCCTCGACGCCGCCAGCGCCATCCTGCCGATCTGCGGCTACCACGACACCCGGGTCGACGACATCGTCGAGGAGGCCAAGGTCTCCCACGGCAGCTTCTACCGCTACTTCGCCAGCAAGGACGCCCTGTTCCAGGTGCTCGCCGCCGACGCCGCCACCCAGATGGTCGAGCTGCTCGGAGCCTTCCCCGCCGGGGCGGGCGCCGGTCTGACCGAGTGGTTGGAACGGTGGTTCGCCACCTACCGCGACAACGGCGGGATCATCAGCGCCTGGCAGGAGATCGGCCAGGCCGACCCCGCCCTGGCCGAGTTCTCGCTCGGGTTCGCCGCGGTGTCGCTCGATCGGCTCGTGCGCATCGTCCACCAGCGGGGGTTCGGCGACGCCGAGGTGGATGCCCTCGTCCTCCTCGCGGCCATCGAACGGGTCCCCTACAACGTGCTGGTCCTCGGGCACCTCGCCGAGGACCAGGCCGTCACCGCATCGGCGTTCGTGATCCGGCGCAGCCTGTTCGTGGGCGCACCGGCCTGA
- a CDS encoding ferredoxin, protein MRVEFDADACTGHGRCYAIGPEFYDADDDGYCVDPTGTVPAGLEAAARRGAENCPENAITIVE, encoded by the coding sequence ATGCGAGTCGAGTTCGATGCCGACGCCTGCACCGGGCACGGCCGGTGCTACGCCATCGGCCCGGAGTTCTACGACGCCGACGACGACGGGTACTGCGTCGACCCCACGGGGACCGTGCCCGCCGGGCTCGAGGCGGCGGCCCGACGGGGCGCGGAGAACTGCCCGGAGAACGCCATCACCATCGTCGAGTGA
- a CDS encoding acyl-CoA dehydrogenase family protein, translating into MTDTEIETVDAFVARAETWLAANMPPRTGELGMRGFGSDEEELASVAEARRLQRTLFDGGFAGICFPREYGGQGLPVEYQLAFNRACAPYEMPRIFNVPTFVPCAAVLLEFGTEEQKQQHIPAILKGEELWMQFLSEPSGGSDVAGALTTAVRDGDEWVINGSKVWTTGAWWSDYGLCLLRTNWDVPKHQGLSVFIIKIRQPDIEVQRIEMINGSKEFCQEFMTDLRISDDRRVGEVDDGWTIGRRWMFHERNAMGGGSPYVSGPAPGHAPPEEREDSLVALARDTGRLDDPRARDLIGEARALQRAGTELSKRIGAGMAAGTIPETAASIARLMGAVVGERTTTIQLELAGPAGAAWDADDPAADLGMRYLMRQANSIGGGTTEMARNNISERVLGMPRERTLDKDVAFREVPKGPPASG; encoded by the coding sequence ATGACCGACACCGAGATCGAGACCGTCGACGCCTTCGTGGCCCGCGCCGAGACGTGGCTCGCCGCCAACATGCCGCCGCGCACCGGCGAACTGGGGATGCGTGGCTTCGGGTCCGACGAGGAGGAGCTGGCCTCGGTCGCCGAGGCCCGTCGCCTCCAGCGCACCCTCTTCGACGGCGGCTTCGCGGGCATCTGCTTCCCCCGGGAGTACGGGGGCCAGGGCCTGCCGGTCGAGTACCAGCTGGCCTTCAACAGGGCCTGCGCCCCCTACGAGATGCCCCGCATCTTCAACGTCCCGACGTTCGTCCCGTGCGCCGCCGTGCTGTTGGAGTTCGGCACCGAGGAGCAGAAGCAACAGCACATCCCGGCGATCCTGAAGGGCGAGGAGCTGTGGATGCAGTTCCTCTCCGAGCCGAGCGGTGGGTCCGACGTGGCCGGCGCGCTCACGACGGCGGTGCGCGACGGGGACGAGTGGGTGATCAACGGTTCGAAGGTCTGGACGACCGGGGCCTGGTGGTCCGACTACGGGCTGTGCCTGCTGCGCACCAACTGGGACGTGCCGAAGCACCAGGGCCTCTCGGTGTTCATCATCAAGATCCGCCAGCCCGACATCGAGGTGCAGCGGATCGAGATGATCAACGGGTCCAAGGAGTTCTGCCAGGAGTTCATGACCGACCTGCGCATCTCCGACGACCGTCGGGTCGGCGAGGTCGACGACGGGTGGACCATTGGCCGGCGCTGGATGTTCCACGAGCGCAACGCCATGGGCGGGGGCTCGCCGTACGTGAGCGGCCCGGCGCCGGGGCACGCCCCGCCGGAGGAGAGGGAGGACTCCCTCGTGGCGCTGGCCCGCGACACCGGTCGCCTCGACGACCCCCGGGCGCGCGACCTGATCGGCGAGGCCCGGGCGCTCCAGCGGGCCGGCACGGAGCTCAGCAAGCGGATCGGCGCGGGCATGGCCGCCGGCACGATCCCGGAGACCGCGGCGTCGATCGCCCGGCTCATGGGCGCCGTCGTGGGCGAGCGGACGACCACCATCCAGCTGGAGCTGGCCGGACCGGCCGGCGCGGCGTGGGACGCCGACGATCCTGCCGCCGACCTGGGGATGCGCTACCTGATGCGCCAGGCCAACAGCATCGGCGGCGGCACCACCGAGATGGCTCGCAACAACATCAGCGAGCGCGTGCTCGGGATGCCCCGTGAGCGCACGCTCGACAAGGACGTCGCCTTCCGCGAGGTCCCCAAGGGCCCGCCCGCCTCGGGCTGA
- a CDS encoding acyl-CoA dehydrogenase family protein: protein MEVTLSDDQEFFRDTTRRFLATECPITEVRALASSPEGFDRDYWRQGAELGWTSLLVPEDLGGGSISGSGVVDLTVVADAFGRLVAPGPLLPTNVVAAAVARAGSDEQRAALLEAIVAGELVTAWCGAEHAVGVAPSTAPRSERSGDDVVITGSSTPVEAAAQADHLLVTTREGDGLAQYLVPADTPGVEVTALEGLDLVRRYARVDFDGATVPASAAVGTPASVAGDVERQLQLALVVQSAEMVGAADRTFEFTVEWAFDRYSFGRPLASYQELKHRFADMKMWLEASHALAAALAREVQADDPGAPETASATKAYLGEHLAELMQDCVQMHGGIGLTSDHDIHLYLRRVVADRQLFGTPADHRERITAFRAGTAA, encoded by the coding sequence GTGGAGGTCACCCTCAGCGACGACCAGGAGTTCTTCCGCGACACGACGAGGCGGTTCCTCGCCACGGAGTGCCCGATCACCGAGGTCCGGGCGCTGGCCTCGTCCCCGGAGGGCTTCGACCGGGACTACTGGCGCCAGGGGGCCGAGCTCGGCTGGACGTCCCTGCTCGTGCCCGAAGACCTGGGCGGGGGGAGCATCAGCGGCAGCGGCGTCGTCGACCTCACCGTCGTGGCCGACGCCTTCGGTCGCCTCGTGGCCCCCGGTCCGCTGCTCCCCACCAACGTCGTGGCCGCCGCCGTGGCCCGCGCCGGGAGCGACGAGCAGCGCGCCGCGCTGCTCGAGGCGATCGTCGCCGGCGAGCTGGTCACCGCCTGGTGCGGCGCCGAGCACGCCGTCGGCGTGGCGCCCTCGACGGCCCCCCGGTCCGAGCGCTCCGGCGACGACGTCGTCATCACCGGGAGCTCGACCCCGGTCGAGGCGGCCGCCCAGGCCGACCACCTCCTCGTCACCACCCGCGAGGGCGACGGGCTCGCCCAGTACCTCGTGCCGGCCGACACCCCCGGGGTGGAGGTCACCGCCCTGGAGGGCCTCGACCTCGTCCGCCGCTACGCGCGCGTCGACTTCGACGGCGCCACCGTGCCGGCCTCGGCGGCCGTCGGCACCCCGGCGAGCGTGGCCGGCGACGTCGAGCGCCAGCTCCAGCTGGCCCTCGTGGTGCAGAGCGCCGAGATGGTCGGTGCCGCCGACCGGACCTTCGAGTTCACCGTCGAGTGGGCCTTCGACCGCTACTCCTTCGGTCGACCCCTCGCCTCCTACCAGGAGCTCAAGCACCGCTTCGCCGACATGAAGATGTGGCTCGAGGCCAGCCATGCGCTGGCCGCCGCCCTGGCCCGGGAGGTCCAGGCCGACGATCCGGGTGCCCCCGAGACGGCCAGCGCCACCAAGGCCTATCTGGGTGAGCACCTCGCCGAGCTGATGCAGGACTGCGTGCAGATGCACGGCGGGATCGGCCTCACCTCGGACCACGACATCCACCTCTACCTGCGCAGGGTCGTCGCCGACCGCCAGCTCTTCGGCACCCCGGCCGACCACCGTGAGCGCATCACCGCCTTCCGGGCCGGGACGGCGGCATGA
- a CDS encoding zinc-dependent alcohol dehydrogenase family protein, whose product MRAWIVEQPGPAAEGPLRLVTRDVPEPSGHEVRVRVSVCGVCRTDLHLAEGDLAPRRHGVVPGHEIVGVVDEVGPEATRFAVGDRIGIAWLRHTCGLCRFCRRGAENLCLDPGFTGWDADGGFAEAAVVDERFACRLPEGIDDRHVAPLLCAGIIGYRALRRAEVPEGGRLGIYGFGGSAHITAQIAIAEGAEVHVLTRSAEARSLAVELGAASVGAATDRPPVPLDAAILFAPVGELVPVALEALDRAGTLAIAGIHLSDVPPLDYQRHLFQERQVRSVTANTRADGEELLALAARIGVRTTVTPYGLDDAARALADLAADRVTGAAVIDVGLAPPERPGRAA is encoded by the coding sequence ATGAGGGCCTGGATCGTCGAGCAGCCGGGCCCGGCGGCCGAGGGCCCCCTGCGCCTCGTCACCCGCGACGTGCCGGAGCCCAGCGGTCACGAAGTGCGCGTCCGGGTGTCGGTGTGCGGGGTGTGCCGCACCGACCTCCACCTCGCCGAGGGCGACCTCGCCCCCCGTCGGCACGGCGTCGTACCCGGCCACGAGATCGTCGGGGTCGTCGACGAGGTGGGGCCGGAGGCCACTCGGTTCGCGGTCGGGGACCGCATCGGCATCGCCTGGTTGCGCCACACGTGCGGTCTCTGTCGGTTCTGCCGTCGGGGCGCCGAGAACCTCTGCCTCGACCCGGGGTTCACCGGGTGGGACGCCGACGGCGGGTTCGCAGAGGCTGCGGTCGTCGACGAGCGCTTCGCCTGCCGGCTGCCCGAGGGCATCGATGACCGCCACGTGGCGCCGCTGCTCTGCGCCGGGATCATCGGCTACCGGGCGCTGCGCCGTGCCGAGGTGCCCGAGGGAGGACGGCTCGGCATCTACGGCTTCGGTGGATCGGCCCACATCACCGCCCAGATCGCGATCGCCGAGGGTGCCGAGGTGCACGTCCTCACCCGCTCGGCCGAGGCCCGGTCCCTGGCGGTGGAGCTCGGCGCGGCGTCGGTGGGGGCCGCCACGGACCGCCCTCCGGTGCCCCTCGACGCCGCCATCCTGTTCGCCCCGGTCGGCGAGCTGGTTCCCGTGGCGCTCGAGGCCCTCGATCGGGCGGGCACGCTGGCCATCGCCGGGATCCACCTGAGCGACGTGCCGCCCCTCGACTACCAGCGCCACCTCTTCCAGGAGCGCCAGGTCCGCAGCGTCACCGCCAACACCCGCGCCGACGGCGAGGAGCTGCTCGCCCTGGCCGCCCGGATCGGCGTGCGCACGACGGTGACGCCCTACGGGCTCGACGACGCCGCTCGGGCGCTCGCCGACCTCGCCGCCGACCGTGTCACCGGCGCCGCCGTGATCGACGTCGGCCTCGCACCGCCCGAGCGGCCCGGTCGAGCGGCCTGA
- a CDS encoding Gmad2 immunoglobulin-like domain-containing protein has protein sequence MTVRRFLVVLIAVVAATTLSACGDDDGAGTTTSTAAAPSGSTVEPQDLQPAVWPAPDVVLAGPEEAAQGFVTEVLGSTAALGDFRQGDARSGEIDVLFAGEDATGDPLVRSTLFVRQLGEGWFVIGAVSEGVEITVPETNAEVPAGPITVEGRGRGFEGTIVVTAYLPARPDVAPTSVVVQGGSLGTLEPFTTTVAVEAARPGDVVAIVAQGGTGLESDPGDVAALPMVVAG, from the coding sequence ATGACGGTTCGACGGTTTCTCGTCGTTCTGATCGCGGTCGTGGCGGCGACGACGCTCTCGGCCTGCGGTGACGACGACGGTGCCGGCACCACGACGTCGACGGCCGCCGCCCCGTCGGGCTCGACGGTGGAACCCCAGGATCTCCAGCCGGCCGTGTGGCCGGCGCCGGACGTCGTGCTCGCCGGCCCCGAAGAGGCGGCCCAGGGGTTCGTCACGGAGGTGTTGGGCTCCACGGCCGCCCTGGGCGACTTCCGCCAGGGCGACGCCCGAAGCGGGGAGATCGACGTGCTGTTCGCCGGTGAGGACGCAACAGGTGATCCCCTGGTCCGCTCCACCCTCTTCGTCCGCCAGCTGGGCGAAGGGTGGTTCGTCATCGGCGCGGTGAGTGAGGGGGTCGAGATCACCGTGCCCGAGACGAACGCCGAGGTGCCGGCCGGGCCGATCACCGTCGAAGGCCGCGGGCGGGGTTTCGAGGGGACGATCGTCGTCACCGCCTACCTGCCCGCCCGTCCCGACGTGGCGCCGACGTCGGTCGTGGTGCAGGGCGGCTCACTCGGCACGCTCGAGCCGTTCACCACGACGGTCGCCGTCGAGGCAGCCCGGCCCGGTGACGTCGTGGCCATCGTCGCTCAGGGCGGTACGGGCCTCGAGTCCGATCCCGGCGACGTCGCCGCGCTGCCAATGGTCGTGGCCGGCTGA
- a CDS encoding LLM class flavin-dependent oxidoreductase, producing MSVPLSILDLAIIGKGETARSSLDGSVALARAAEAHGYQRVWYAEHHNMAAVASSATAVLIAHVAAHTERIRLGAGGIMLPNHSPLTVAEQFGTLETLHPGRIDLGLGRAPGSDQPTMRALRRDPRAAESFPRDVQELQGYLGDESLVPGVDAVPGKGTRVPLYILGSSLFGATLAAALGLPFGFASHFAPGSLTEAVARYRREFRPSAQLSEPYVLAGVNVVAAPTEAQAEANHQAVKRSRISLFVGRGRTFTDDEADALLASPQARPLQEMMRYTAVGPPSAVGAYLEDFARHADADELIVAHQAPTLDDRLRSVALVAEGAGLVAA from the coding sequence ATGTCCGTTCCTCTCTCGATCCTCGACCTGGCGATCATCGGCAAGGGCGAGACGGCGCGGTCCAGCCTCGACGGCAGCGTGGCGCTGGCCCGCGCCGCCGAGGCCCACGGCTACCAGCGGGTCTGGTACGCCGAGCACCACAACATGGCGGCCGTGGCGTCCTCGGCCACGGCGGTGCTCATCGCCCACGTGGCCGCCCACACCGAGCGCATCCGTCTCGGCGCCGGGGGGATCATGCTCCCGAACCACTCGCCGCTCACCGTCGCCGAGCAGTTCGGCACGCTCGAGACGCTGCACCCCGGGCGCATCGACCTGGGCCTCGGACGGGCACCGGGGAGCGATCAGCCCACCATGCGGGCCCTGCGCCGCGACCCTCGCGCCGCCGAGTCGTTCCCGCGTGACGTCCAGGAGCTCCAGGGCTACCTCGGCGACGAGAGCCTGGTCCCCGGCGTGGACGCCGTGCCCGGCAAGGGCACCCGCGTGCCGCTCTACATCCTCGGGTCCTCGCTCTTCGGCGCGACGCTCGCCGCCGCCCTCGGGCTCCCGTTCGGCTTCGCCTCGCACTTCGCTCCCGGGTCGTTGACCGAGGCGGTGGCGCGGTACCGACGGGAGTTCCGGCCGTCCGCGCAGCTCTCCGAGCCCTACGTGCTGGCGGGCGTCAACGTCGTGGCCGCCCCCACCGAGGCCCAGGCCGAGGCCAACCACCAGGCCGTGAAGCGCAGCCGCATCTCGCTCTTTGTCGGTCGCGGTCGCACCTTCACCGACGACGAGGCCGACGCGCTCCTCGCCTCACCCCAGGCCCGCCCGTTGCAGGAGATGATGCGCTACACGGCGGTCGGACCGCCGTCGGCTGTGGGCGCCTACCTCGAGGACTTCGCCCGCCACGCCGACGCCGACGAGCTGATCGTCGCCCACCAGGCACCGACCCTCGACGATCGGCTGCGGTCCGTGGCGCTCGTCGCCGAGGGCGCGGGGCTCGTCGCCGCCTGA
- a CDS encoding acyl-CoA dehydrogenase family protein, with protein MDVTPSLLERVRALAPMVEASADEMEHRAALTDEVAAAVRESGAIHLMVPEEFGGDELGIVGTIEVIEELARQDGSVGWSTMAASVSTAFSAIYTSDDVARALFGTDRGAILAGQLAPMGRADVDGDGYVISGSYRFGSGSDQTTHMLGGCLVYRDGEMVMRDNGMPDVVAAVVPNDKVEFKGNWDVMGLSGTASVDYEIAPIRVGAGEVFSIFTEVPERGSDMHRLGVMVLTAAGHAGWALGVARRALDEIASIAATKVRMSDSLLGEQQVFQVGFAEAEAKVRAARAFVLETFAAAEAEVASGERLSARTNHLTRLATTWATTAAAEAVEWAYREAGTESLRNPSVLGRCFRDMNAATQHVMVGRKTLTDAAVELLGVA; from the coding sequence ATGGACGTGACGCCGTCGTTGCTGGAGCGGGTGCGGGCGCTGGCCCCCATGGTCGAGGCCTCCGCGGACGAGATGGAGCACCGGGCGGCGCTCACCGACGAGGTCGCTGCGGCGGTGCGCGAATCGGGGGCCATCCACCTCATGGTCCCCGAGGAGTTCGGTGGCGACGAGCTCGGGATCGTCGGGACCATCGAGGTGATCGAGGAGCTCGCCCGCCAGGACGGGTCCGTCGGCTGGTCGACGATGGCGGCGTCGGTCAGCACCGCGTTCAGCGCGATCTACACCAGCGACGACGTGGCTCGGGCGCTGTTCGGCACCGACCGGGGGGCCATCCTCGCCGGTCAGCTGGCCCCGATGGGTCGTGCCGACGTCGACGGCGACGGCTACGTGATCTCCGGCAGCTACCGCTTCGGTTCCGGGTCCGACCAGACCACCCACATGCTCGGGGGGTGCCTCGTCTACCGCGACGGTGAGATGGTCATGCGCGACAACGGCATGCCCGATGTCGTCGCCGCCGTGGTCCCGAACGACAAGGTCGAGTTCAAGGGCAACTGGGACGTCATGGGGCTCTCGGGCACGGCCAGCGTCGACTACGAGATCGCTCCGATCCGCGTCGGCGCCGGCGAGGTGTTCTCGATCTTCACCGAGGTCCCCGAACGCGGGTCCGACATGCACCGCCTCGGCGTGATGGTGCTCACTGCCGCCGGTCACGCGGGGTGGGCGCTGGGGGTGGCGCGCCGGGCGCTCGACGAGATCGCGTCGATCGCCGCCACGAAGGTCCGGATGAGTGACAGCCTCCTCGGCGAGCAGCAGGTGTTCCAGGTGGGCTTCGCCGAGGCCGAGGCCAAGGTGCGCGCCGCCCGGGCGTTCGTCCTCGAGACCTTCGCCGCCGCCGAGGCCGAGGTCGCCTCGGGGGAGCGGCTCTCGGCGCGCACGAACCACCTCACCCGCCTCGCCACCACCTGGGCCACGACCGCCGCCGCGGAGGCGGTCGAGTGGGCCTACCGCGAGGCCGGTACCGAGTCGTTGCGCAACCCGAGCGTGCTCGGACGCTGCTTCCGCGACATGAACGCCGCCACCCAGCACGTGATGGTGGGGCGCAAGACCCTCACCGACGCCGCGGTGGAGCTGCTCGGCGTGGCCTGA